Genomic window (Equus przewalskii isolate Varuska chromosome 12, EquPr2, whole genome shotgun sequence):
ACTTGGGTACCCGCGGATAATCCGAAATTGCGCGCGGTTCCGGGCCTTGCAGCAGGCAGGGTGCCTTCTCCTTCTTCATCGCTAGCTTAATACAATTAATTCATACTCTTTATCAAAAACGTGGactgtgaaaaggaaaaagaactggCCCTACCAGCCAGAAATACTTTTAGCATTTTGAtgaatttcctttcagtcttttataTAGACAGATGTTTTCAAAATACGTTACTGGGATACCGAGATTTTCTTCAGAAGGTAATTTTTCACTTTACATcattattgagcactttctcatGTCATTAAACAGcctaagaaaatgttttttgctGATAAAAGTCCTCCGGAGGAATGCACATCCCCGCATTTTCTTCAAGCAGTCCCTCATTGTTGACACTTGggtagttttctatttttgacCGATATCAACAAAGTGCTCGCTCGGATTTTCCCAAATGCCCCTCTCGCACCAGCGGCGCACACGCCCGGGCGGCAGAAGAAGTCCCGGGTCACGGGACTGGAGAGCAGAGGCCTCGCGCCGCGCTCCAACCGGGCTCTGTGACGTCACCGTAGGTCCCGCCCCCGCCGGCAGAGCCAATCGAAACCCGGGGCGGGGTCCTCCAGAAGCGCGCGCACGCGCGGGCTGGCGGCCCGAAGGCCCGGCGGCCCGGGGTGATGAACCCAGCGGGTCTCAGCGCCCAGGCTAGGGGGCAACCGTCGCCACCGGAGGCGCGGCCGGCCGTAAACTCCGAGGAGGAGCTCTACGACTGCCTGGATTACTACTACCTGCGCGACTTCCCGGCCTCCGGGGCTGGGCGCAGCAAGGGCCGGACGCGGCGCGAGCGGGAACTGCGCACCAACCGGCCGGTGCCCGGCGGCCACGAGCGCAAGATCGCGCAGAAGCTCGTCAACGGCCAGCGCAAGCGTCGCCAGCGCCAGTTGCAGCCACGGCCGCGCACTCGCCTCCCCTGAGCGCCGGTACGTGCGGGCTGCGACGGGCCTGGGCCCAGGGAAGCCCCGCGAGCGCCCTGCGCCACCGCGGCCCCGCTCCCCTCGGGCCCCCTGCGACTCGACTCAGGCAGAGTCGCCCCGTTCTGAGTCTGCCCCGCGTTAGCGAGTTATAGCTGAACCCCGTAAGCCCCCAATTTATCTCCCTGCTGCGAGTGGAATAGTGAAAACTCCACCTTTTGGAATTTTGCAGTTGGGTAGAAATGGCtagaaaacatctttttaaaaatacatgtgaaCTGGGGCCGCggggtggcgtagtggttacggTCTGCGCTCCGCTTTGGAAGACTGAGGTTCCCAGGTTCcgtctgggtgcggacctatgcactgctcttcaagccatgctggcaggcgtcccacatataaaatggaggaagatgggcagagatagtagctcagggccagtcttcctcagcaaaaagaggaggattgggagcggattttagctcagggctaatcttccttaacaacaacaaaaaaagtgaaggatTTACTTCCTGTATTTATGCAGGgattaaagaaatttttgtttttgtctgattttctaCAGGATACCCGAAGGACCTGATAAAAGTATTTTCTCTACCTCCAGCGGTAACTGGTCCTAAAGGGGAGAGAATCGATGTTGGTCAACAGAACTTCTTTTTGACATCGCTTAAGTTTACTGCTTCAGTATCTTCTCCTTAGTGATTATTAAGTAACATCCAAGTGGGTATGCCTTTTTAGggtttttaattaaaagagaGCAGCAAGAAtggcattttaactttttttttttcacttgctatggtaacttttaaaatgcacaaataCTTGAATTCTTACGTGTAAAGAAGAGGGCACAAAGATGAATAGGGGAAGAGCAAGAAAGGAATTTGTACAAGATTTCAACACAAATGTCACACTACTGGGCAGGTTTAATATTTGCCAAAGTAGGGATATTTTAAATTGTAGCTGTGAATACTAGAACAGTTGCTAGTCTCTGCACTACTGACCCAAAGTTATCCCAGAGTTCAGGTAACTTTCCAGAGGTCGTAACAGCTAGTTAGAAAGACGACCAGGCATAACAGATAGCAAAAGCATTCACTCTTTCCAGCATCATAGTTTTTCTCAACTGTAGACGACATTCTGTGGTTCAGAACCACACACAAACTCCACATTCCAAAGACAAGAGTTGAGTTACAGTTTAAACATTATGCAGAATACGGGAAGGtagcttccctttctcttcagtGTGCATTGtctggcctctgcccagcagTGAGTCCTTGGTTAGGAGAGAGCAGTGGTGTGCTGGGAGGAGCAACCTGAATATTAATCCTAGCTATGACTGTTCATCGCTCTGGCATTCAGCAAACTTCTGAGTTTCAAGTTCCCACAAGCTTAaggtttctcatttgtaaaatgggaatgacattGGATTACCATGCCAAACGGTGGGTTagagataaaatttatataaaacatctgaCACACTTaagggcctggcacacaataggtgctcaataaatggtaacaatttttaaatttacacaacacaatcccctctccttcctctctagtCTGGAAGTCTTAAATTCTTTCACtacattaattcttttaaaatgtcaccAATGTCCAGGCAGCATGGTACAGTAGGAGTCCTGGCTTTGGTGTCAAACACCTGTATggacttgggcaagttgcttaaactcTAAGCATCTGTTTCCTTACccacaaaatggggataagacAGTACCTATTTCAAGAGTTCTTGTGAGgtgtaaatgaaataatgcatgtaataCTCTtagtgcctggtatataatagGTACTCAAATAATTTGTAATAATGTTCCCTTTGCCACTTTTTTAGccttcaggatttttttccttaccCCTAGTCTCCCTCTGCTATGTCTCAGACACCACGTCTAGATTAATATTCCTGAAGACCATTTTAATCATATAAAAACCCTCAATGACTCCTCTAACCTTGGAGGATAAAAAGCCTAGTTTCCTTATATTGTGCTGGAAATCATCTatggaattttcttaaatttctttcccaCAACTTCCAAAAACACACTCTGGTTCTTGACACAGGTCTTCTGTACTCTAAATTCACCATATTCAATTCTACTTCTTCATTTGAATCTGTGATGTCCTACTGAGCATGCCCTTTTCCCCTTTCCAACTTTAATCTTTCTGAAACTAATTCCACCTGCACTTAAGTGCCACTCTCTCTCTCAAGCCTTCATCCACATTTAATGTCCATTCCTTTGAAATCCTTTAGAACTTAATACAAAAACCACTTGTTTATATAGTATTTTGTACTTTTAAATCAACagttaaattcattcattttttaattctattttgtctgatatgtgCAAAGCACTATATTCATATGTCTTAGTTATCCAAAGAAGAGCTACATTTAGTCTAAGGACCTTAATGTCTTAAAACATCTCAGTTCCTACACAATTCCTGCTGTTAAACTACAGCATACCCAGACAGGCATGAGCCATGTTAAAGCAACATTCTATAAGGTCTTCTAACTAGGTTTTGCTCATTTTAGATActagaactttttaaatttaattatggTCACCGTAGAAATTATGTGTATTGGTTACCTATTGCTATGTGACAAAGTACTCCAAaatctagtggcttaaaacaattatCTCTTTCAGTGGGTGAAGAATTTTGGAGTGACTTAACTGGATGGTTCTAGCTCAGGGTCTCATGAGGTTGGAGAGGAATGAGGCTCCACCTTTTGAAGGGATCTGTTTTACACCACCATGGTATGTTTAATTATTATAAGTGTGTTCATTATAGACAAATTGGAAACTTAtgaacaagcaaaaaaaaagggaagaaagagatcaCTATCCAAGGGATAACATCACTATTTGGGTGTATATAATTCcagtctttaaaatatatatgaactttttcaaaatagaaacatCCTATGTATACTATTTTGTAACCTgctctttcacttaatatattctgaaaatatttttcatgtcagGTATTCTTTCATAACATTTTAAATGGCTGGAcagtatatttcttcatttgtatg
Coding sequences:
- the NUPR2 gene encoding nuclear protein 2 encodes the protein MNPAGLSAQARGQPSPPEARPAVNSEEELYDCLDYYYLRDFPASGAGRSKGRTRRERELRTNRPVPGGHERKIAQKLVNGQRKRRQRQLQPRPRTRLP